AGTGAAGATGACAAGTATGGACGGTAAACACACTGTTGCTGTGTATACAAAGCGTACTGACTCGGTGCGTCCCGGACATGTGTTCATGCCAAGGGCGATCTGGGCGAATGTAATTGTGGATCCGAATACGTTTTCCACAGGTTCTCCTTTATATAAAGGAAGCAGGATCACACTCGAACCCACAAATGACGAGGTGCTCAGCACCGTAGATGTAGTCCTGAAAGTATATGCAGGAGGTAAGTGAGATGTTTACTAAGAACATAATATGCCCTGTATGCGGGGGCTCGTGCGATGACATCCAGGTGGAACTTAAGGGTGACGAGATCACTGTTAAGAACGCATGCAAGATGGGAAATGCCAAGTTCCAGGAAGTGGTGAGTTCCCACCGTATCAGGGATCCGATGATAAAAGCGAATGGCGAGCTTAAGAAGGCGGACTGGAACGATGCGATCACAAAGGCTGCCGAGATACTCACGTCTGCAAAGCGTCCCCTGCTTTTCCTTGGCAGTGAGACATCATGTGAAGCCCAGGAGGTGGGATTGCATATCGGAGAATACCTTGGCGCTGCAGTGGATTCCAATGCTACGATCTGCCATGGTCCGACTGTGATGGGGATCCAGGAATCCGGCATAGTCGGCGCAACAGCAGGACAGACAAAGAACAGGACCAATCTTTCTGTGTACTGGGGATGCAATGCGCTTGAATCAATGCCAAGACACATGTCCAGATATGGTATATTTCCAAGAGGCTACTGGACAAAACGCGGCAGGTTCGACAGGACTGTCATTTGCGTGGATCCGAGAAAAACACCGACAGCAGCTGCAGCCGATCTTCACATCCAGCTAAATCCCAATTCGGATTACGAGCTATTCAATGCCCTGCAAACAATACTCAACGGGAAAGAACCACATCCAACGGTAGAGAGAATCACTGGTGTGTCTATTTCTGAGATGAAACAAATGGTGGAAATGATGAAGGATTGCAATTTCGGTGCGGTCTATGTGGGATTGGGCGTGGGTTCGTCCTACGGCAAACACAGGAATGTTGAGGCAGCATTAAACCTCATAAAAGAACTCAACAACTACACCAAGTTCACGATAGGGGCCTTACGAGGTCACTGCAATGTTGCAGGTTTTAACCAGATCGCATCCTATCTGTACGGTTAT
The sequence above is drawn from the ANME-2 cluster archaeon genome and encodes:
- a CDS encoding formylmethanofuran dehydrogenase — translated: MEALLNTGSTIDEGRLAKGGSKNTEDYMIECAVCWMAPEDFEAMGNPEKVKMTSMDGKHTVAVYTKRTDSVRPGHVFMPRAIWANVIVDPNTFSTGSPLYKGSRITLEPTNDEVLSTVDVVLKVYAGGK
- a CDS encoding formylmethanofuran dehydrogenase subunit B; this translates as MFTKNIICPVCGGSCDDIQVELKGDEITVKNACKMGNAKFQEVVSSHRIRDPMIKANGELKKADWNDAITKAAEILTSAKRPLLFLGSETSCEAQEVGLHIGEYLGAAVDSNATICHGPTVMGIQESGIVGATAGQTKNRTNLSVYWGCNALESMPRHMSRYGIFPRGYWTKRGRFDRTVICVDPRKTPTAAAADLHIQLNPNSDYELFNALQTILNGKEPHPTVERITGVSISEMKQMVEMMKDCNFGAVYVGLGVGSSYGKHRNVEAALNLIKELNNYTKFTIGALRGHCNVAGFNQIASYLYGYPFGLDFARGYPRYNPGEYTMVDVLRNRDVDAAFVMCADLVCHTPADCASYLAEIPMVCLDIAPCPTTVASDVVLPGVIDAMESAGTFYRLDNVPIYFEPFTDSPFEYTKSNEDTMHQLFEKIKKMA